The DNA region TCGTCCTGCTGCGCCTGTTGACCGAACAGCAGCGGCTTGGCCATCTGGTGGATGACGACATGCTGCTGCGTACCCACGCGCGCATTCTGGAAATGCAGACCAGCGCCCAGCTGACCCTGCGCCACGCTCGTGAGCTGCTGCTGCCGCTGCGCGAAGAAGCACGTCGCCATAACGCCGTGACCCGCGGCGCGGCGCTGGCCTTGTCCGCGATCCGCCGCAAGGGACTGGACGCGGTGCCACAGGCTGCCATGCCGATGTTCACCCGCCCGCAAAGCACTTTTCTCGGCAGTGCAAGCCAGGTTGAGGCGTATGTCTATGCCCTGGCACGCTTCGAACCCAAGCCCGCGAAGTTTCCCAAGGCCAGCGGCACCCGCAAGGGCGAGCCGCCACGTGCGCCGCGCACGGTCAAGGAAATGCTTGAGCGCTGTGAAGACGCCCTGCCGATGCCGGACCTGATGATCTGGCTGCTGGAGCAGGAGCCAACGGGCGAAACCGAAGAGTTGTTGTACTGGTTTTCGCGACTGTCGCGTGACAAGCGCTTTGCCCGCGAACGCCTTGAGCGTCGCGAATACTTCACCCGGGAGCATCGCGTCAGCCTGCGCTCCTTTGCCCTGCTCGCTGCGCAAGACGAGCAGCCAGAGAATTCCGAGAGCCCTGTTCATGCATCTTGATCTATCCGAAATGTCCCAGCTCGCGCCGATCTTTCGCGAGCTGTTCAAGGGTTACCACATCAGCCGCCGCGACCCGGAGCTGTACGCTCAATTGTCCAACTGCCAGGACCAGTACCGCACGCTGTTCAAGGCACTGGGGTATGAGCTGGTCTGCGACACACGTGGTTTTTATTACTTCGTGCCTGAACTGGCCGCTGCACAGGTCAACAAGACCGCACAGCGTCTGGCGCTGTTCACCTTCATCTTGGTCGAGCACCTGGCTGATCAGGGCCGTGACCCGATGTCGGTGCTGGACGGCGGCAGTCTGGGACGTGATGAACTGCCTTCGATGCTGGAAAAGTACCGCGATCTGTTTCTCCAGGCTGAAGTGCAGACTCAGGAAGAGCTGGAAGAGAAAATCATGCGTCGCATGACCCAATTGGGGTTCGCCAGCGAAGAAGTCGGCATTTACCGTTTCCTGCCACCGATGCACCGCTTTCTCGATGTCTGCCTGTCGGTGCAACAGGACCGCGACCTGGCGGCCAGCCTGCACAGCGCTTTGCCACTGCCGACGCCAGTGCTCATCGATGACGACAGCGACGAAAAGCTGCTGGAAACCGATGACCCGCTGGATCTGGATGAATTCAGCGAAGAAACCGAGGAAGACGCGCTGGCCCGGGCAATCGCCGATGAGCAACGACAGGAGATGGACACATGAGCCAGGAACGTTATGGCATCCGCCGCTTCGCTCTGCTGAACACTGCCGGTTACAGCCTCGGCCTGTTCCCGCTGGAAAATCCGTTGTCGGTGTACGGCGCGAACAACCTGGGCAAGAGCGCCTCGATCAACGCTCTGCAATTCCCGATTCTGGCGCGCATGTCGGACATGAGCTTCGGCAAGTACAGCCTTGAGCAATCCCGGCGCTTCTATTTTGCATCTGACACCAGCTACATTCTGGTGGAAGTCTCCCTGCCGCACGGCCCGCATGTGATAGGCGTCGTAGGGCGCGGTCCAGGCGGTGGCTTCGGTCATCAATTCTTCGCCTATGCCGGTGAACTGGATCTGGGTCACTACCAGAAGAACGACACCTGTCTGCGTCAGAAAGAGCTGTTCAGCAATCTGGAAAGCCAGGGCCTGAAAGCCTATGAGCTCAAGCCGGATGAGCTGCGTCGCTTGCTGGTCGGCGGTCATACCTCAATTCCACTGGACCTGACGCTGATCCCGTTGCGCTCCACCAGCGAACAGAGCCTCAAGACCTTCCGTGCGCTGTTCATCAACCTGCTGCACATGCGCGAAATCACGGCGGCCAAACTCAAGCAACTGTTTCTGGATGCGTTCGAGCACAGCCTGCGCTCGGGCAGCGTCGATTACATCGCGGCCTGTGAAGAAGCGTTCCGCGACGTGCGCCGCATGGAACAGGATTACAACTCGCTGGTGCTGGCCGGTCCGCTGGTCGAAGCGCTGGCTGCGGGCGTCAAACAACGCGACCTGCTGCGCGGCAAGCTGCATCGCCTGTCACCGATTCTCGATTCGTTGCTCGGCACCTGGTCGGACTATTCCGGCGCGCGCAAGGAAGAACTGGTCACCCAGGCCGAGCATTACCGTGCCCAGCAGGATGAAATGCAGAACGACCAGCGCAGCAGCACTCAGGAGCTGATGCGCCTGGAGCGCGAGATTAGCGGCCTGCAGCGCTGGATCGGCGAGTTTTCAGTGCTCAAGAATCGCTTCGCGCTGGTCGATGACGTGAAAGTGCTGGAGCAGCAACTGCTGGCGGCCAAGGATGCTCACGATGAACTGGCCGGGGCGCTGGCACAGTCCCGGCAGTTCAGCGCCGAGGATCTGGGCGAGCGTCTACGGGATCTCGAGCAACGGCTCAAATCGGTCAGGCAGCAACTCGATCATGCCGACAACAACAGCTATGCCCGC from Pseudomonas syringae includes:
- the mksB gene encoding Mks condensin complex protein MksB translates to MIEPKRVLRALAEHWALLEPLCEHFDQGTLSLSELRLQLAAQQQDSTPQDITNLLDVWIRLDILVPVAKSPNRFELNAQIHDFLSYLRREHRLGLCLEIEAYLRHLERLAGYIQDAFDVRDANDLARQLRLLDMRVRDVLKKLANDEQALVAVADRAKTSDRQIPLRQRYAEVLATWDEYVEPMIQLVNADGAFEQGVRKVEVVLLRLLTEQQRLGHLVDDDMLLRTHARILEMQTSAQLTLRHARELLLPLREEARRHNAVTRGAALALSAIRRKGLDAVPQAAMPMFTRPQSTFLGSASQVEAYVYALARFEPKPAKFPKASGTRKGEPPRAPRTVKEMLERCEDALPMPDLMIWLLEQEPTGETEELLYWFSRLSRDKRFARERLERREYFTREHRVSLRSFALLAAQDEQPENSESPVHAS
- the mksE gene encoding Mks condensin complex protein MksE → MHLDLSEMSQLAPIFRELFKGYHISRRDPELYAQLSNCQDQYRTLFKALGYELVCDTRGFYYFVPELAAAQVNKTAQRLALFTFILVEHLADQGRDPMSVLDGGSLGRDELPSMLEKYRDLFLQAEVQTQEELEEKIMRRMTQLGFASEEVGIYRFLPPMHRFLDVCLSVQQDRDLAASLHSALPLPTPVLIDDDSDEKLLETDDPLDLDEFSEETEEDALARAIADEQRQEMDT